A region from the Benincasa hispida cultivar B227 chromosome 12, ASM972705v1, whole genome shotgun sequence genome encodes:
- the LOC120092940 gene encoding uncharacterized protein LOC120092940 isoform X2, with the protein MLKVVAVARPTTHSRSQPSDREATPYRSFSVRPAVSPISIARHSAPVAAMVVVGSILGKFSVIVGVSPDLVVLDLSLGNCWSGCPVGSRSFSTSFSKLGVWEQVRLKLQLWNLDPRLFHSKEKINLLVILGLSLRFHLT; encoded by the exons ATGCTGAAAGTCGTCGCTGTAGCCCGACCAACCACTCACTCGCGCAGCCAACCTTCCGACCGTGAAGCCACACCATACCGCAGCTTCTCTGTCCGGCCAGCCGTCAGTCCGATCTCTATCGCGCGCCACTCAGCCCCTGTCGCAGCCATGGTTGTCGTCGGATCTATCTTGGGTAAGTTTTCCGTCATCGTTGGGGTTTCACCAGATCTAGTAGTTTTGG ATTTGAGTCTAGGAAACTGTTGGAGTGGCTGTCCAGTGGGTTCGAGATCGTTTTCGACAAGTTTTAGTAAGCTTGGAG TTTGGGAGCAAGTTCGACTTAAACTTCAACTTTGGAACCTTGATCCAAGATTATTCCATTCTAAGGAGAAGATAAACTTGTTAGTTATTTTGGGCTTAAGTCTGAG
- the LOC120092940 gene encoding uncharacterized protein LOC120092940 isoform X3, which translates to MLKVVAVARPTTHSRSQPSDREATPYRSFSVRPAVSPISIARHSAPVAAMVVVGSILGKFSVIVGVSPDLVVLDLSLGNCWSGCPVGSRSFSTSFSKLGVWEQVRLKLQLWNLDPRLFHSKEKINLLVILGLSLR; encoded by the exons ATGCTGAAAGTCGTCGCTGTAGCCCGACCAACCACTCACTCGCGCAGCCAACCTTCCGACCGTGAAGCCACACCATACCGCAGCTTCTCTGTCCGGCCAGCCGTCAGTCCGATCTCTATCGCGCGCCACTCAGCCCCTGTCGCAGCCATGGTTGTCGTCGGATCTATCTTGGGTAAGTTTTCCGTCATCGTTGGGGTTTCACCAGATCTAGTAGTTTTGG ATTTGAGTCTAGGAAACTGTTGGAGTGGCTGTCCAGTGGGTTCGAGATCGTTTTCGACAAGTTTTAGTAAGCTTGGAG TTTGGGAGCAAGTTCGACTTAAACTTCAACTTTGGAACCTTGATCCAAGATTATTCCATTCTAAGGAGAAGATAAACTTGTTAGTTATTTTGGGCTTAAGTCTGAG gtaa
- the LOC120092940 gene encoding uncharacterized protein LOC120092940 isoform X4, translated as MLKVVAVARPTTHSRSQPSDREATPYRSFSVRPAVSPISIARHSAPVAAMVVVGSILGKFSVIVGVSPDLVVLDLSLGNCWSGCPVGSRSFSTSFIWEQVRLKLQLWNLDPRLFHSKEKINLLVILGLSLRFHLT; from the exons ATGCTGAAAGTCGTCGCTGTAGCCCGACCAACCACTCACTCGCGCAGCCAACCTTCCGACCGTGAAGCCACACCATACCGCAGCTTCTCTGTCCGGCCAGCCGTCAGTCCGATCTCTATCGCGCGCCACTCAGCCCCTGTCGCAGCCATGGTTGTCGTCGGATCTATCTTGGGTAAGTTTTCCGTCATCGTTGGGGTTTCACCAGATCTAGTAGTTTTGG ATTTGAGTCTAGGAAACTGTTGGAGTGGCTGTCCAGTGGGTTCGAGATCGTTTTCGACAAGTTTTA TTTGGGAGCAAGTTCGACTTAAACTTCAACTTTGGAACCTTGATCCAAGATTATTCCATTCTAAGGAGAAGATAAACTTGTTAGTTATTTTGGGCTTAAGTCTGAG
- the LOC120092940 gene encoding uncharacterized protein LOC120092940 isoform X5 yields the protein MLKVVAVARPTTHSRSQPSDREATPYRSFSVRPAVSPISIARHSAPVAAMVVVGSILGKFSVIVGVSPDLVVLDLSLGNCWSGCPVGSRSFSTSFIWEQVRLKLQLWNLDPRLFHSKEKINLLVILGLSLR from the exons ATGCTGAAAGTCGTCGCTGTAGCCCGACCAACCACTCACTCGCGCAGCCAACCTTCCGACCGTGAAGCCACACCATACCGCAGCTTCTCTGTCCGGCCAGCCGTCAGTCCGATCTCTATCGCGCGCCACTCAGCCCCTGTCGCAGCCATGGTTGTCGTCGGATCTATCTTGGGTAAGTTTTCCGTCATCGTTGGGGTTTCACCAGATCTAGTAGTTTTGG ATTTGAGTCTAGGAAACTGTTGGAGTGGCTGTCCAGTGGGTTCGAGATCGTTTTCGACAAGTTTTA TTTGGGAGCAAGTTCGACTTAAACTTCAACTTTGGAACCTTGATCCAAGATTATTCCATTCTAAGGAGAAGATAAACTTGTTAGTTATTTTGGGCTTAAGTCTGAG gtaa